The genomic region TCAAACTTTAGAGACAATAAAATTTTTTATTTACTAGTAGTTTCATTATTCTTTGTAGGTATATTACTGGGCTCATATACCATAAAATATATGGATGGAGTAGATGCAGATAGTTTATCAAAATATTTTACTGAGTTTATTAAGAGCTTAAATCTTCAAAAGGTAGAAAATAAGGAACTTCTATTAAGTATTATAAAAAACAACATTATAATTATTTTGCTTATCATAGCCTTGGGATTTACTAAATTTGGAGCGCCAATAATTTTAATTATTGATTTTATTAAGGGTTTTACTCTGGGATATACTTTTAGCTTTCTGTTAACGACCTTTGATGGAAAGGGATTATGGATAGCTTTAGTTTCAACTGTTCCACAAAATATTTTTTATATACCATTTTTTATTGGAATTAGCATAATTTCTTTGGAATTATCTTTTACGAAATTTAAATCAAAATTTATTAGTGGACAAGGAACTAAAATAAGACTAGAGTCTTTAACGATGAAATATGGATTTTTTCTAATTCTCTTTTCAATAGGAGTATTCATTGAGTGCTACATGAGTCCAGGATTGATAAAATTTATCTTAACAAAAGTTTATAAATTAACCTAATCTAATGAAGATAAAGAAGGATTGATAAGTTTTTTGTCGAATTAATAATATATTAGGATAGGGGAGAATTATGAAGGAAATTGTGAATGATTACAAGGAAGCATTACTCAAAAGTCATAAAAGTGAGAATACCGTATATGCATATGTAACTGATGTGAACTTATATGTAAAATATTTAACTAGTAAGAATTTGAACATTAATGAAACAGATAATTTATCAGTTTCATCTTATATTCAATATTTGCTAGGCCAAGGGAAATCAGAAAGATCAATTAACAGAATAGTGATAAGTTTAAGAAGTTTTTACAATTATTTAAAGGATCAAGAAGTAGTAGATGAGATACCTAAGATATATTATAAAAATACATCAACCTCAAAAAAACTTCCGGTTATTTTAACTGTTGAGGAAGTAGATAAAATAATAAAAGTAATTGACAAAGATTCAAATAAAGGAATTCGTGATAATGCCTTACTTGAACTCATGTATGCAACAGGAATGAAAGTCTCTGAAATCATAGGAATAAAGGTTGAACATGTAAATTTAGAATTAAGCTTTGTAAAATGTTATGATAATAAAAACTATGAAAGACTGATACCTATAGGAAGAAGTGCAGTAAGAGCTTTAGAAGATTATTTGAAAATTAGAGAGCAAATTGCCTCAGCAGGTGTGGATAACCTTTTTGTTAATTTGAATGGTAACAATTTAACTAGACAAGGAGTTTGGAGAATTGTAAAGGAGTATGCTCATAAGGCAGGAATAAAAAAGGAAGTTAATTTAAATACATTCAGACATTCTTTTGCAGTACATTTATTGCAAAATGGTGCGAATGTTAGAGCAGTGCAAAAGTTACTTGGTAATCAGGTTTTAACTTATATGGATACTTACTATGAAATAATAAATAATGATAAAATAAACATAGTATATAAAAACTCCCATCCTAGAGCATAATAATATTTGTAACTTGAAGTAATCTAAGTATTTGATAATTATTTTAAATAGATATAAATAAATTTTTATAAATTTAGATTACTTAAAATTAAAAATGAAATATATAAGAAACTACTGAAAAGTAAATTTAGGAGGAAAAATTTATGAGAATGTATGACATAATATTAAAAAAAAGGAAGGGTATAGAATTAACTAAGGAGGAAATCGAATTTTTTGTTAATGGATACACTAATGGAGAAATACCTGATTATCAAGCTTCTGCATTATTGATGGCCATCTTTTTTAATAAAATGTCAAAAGAAGAAACAAAAAATCTTACAATGGCAATGGTGAATTCAGGAGACAAAATAGATTTATCATCTATTAAAGGTGTCAAAGTAGATAAACATTCAACTGGAGGAGTTGGTGATAAAACCAGTATTTGTTTAACACCTTTAGTTGCATCATTAGGAGTTCCAGTTGCTAAGATGTCAGGAAGAGGTCTTGGACATACAGGTGGAACAATTGACAAATTAGAATCATTTAAAGGTTTTTCAGTAGAACTAACAGAAGAAGAGTTTATAAAGAATTCAAATGAAGTTGGTGTTTGTATAGTAGGTCAAAGTGCGAATTTAGTACCTGCTGATAAAAAGTTGTATGCACTTAGAGATGTAACTGCAACTGTTGAAGATATATCTCTTATTGCTTCTAGTATTATGAGTAAAAAAATTGCTTCTGGTGCTGATGCTATAGTTCTTGATGTTAAAGTTGGAGAAGGAGCATTTATGAAAACTCCTGAGCAAGCAAAAGAACTTGCAAGGGAAATGGTTGATATAGGTAATTCTCTTGGAAGAAAAACAATAGCTGTAATTTCTGATATGGATCAACCTTTAGGAAATGCAGTCGGAAATGCTCTAGAAGTAAAAGAAGCAATAGAGCTGCTTAAAGGAAATGGTCCTAAGGATTTATTAGAGCTTACTTTAACATTGGGAAGTAATATGTTAGTTTGTGCTAATAAGGCTAGTAGTTTTGAAGAGGGTAAAGCTTTACTAGAAGAAAACATAAAGAATGGGAAAGGTCTTGAAAAATTAAAAGAATTTGTTAAAGCACAGGGAGGAGACGCTTCTTATATTGACGACTTAGATAAATTCCCTAAGGCTAAACATATCGTTGAAGTTAGAGCGTTAGAAGATGGGGTCATTTCTAAAATCCATGCAGAACAAGTTGGAATAATTGCTATGAAGATTGGTGCTGGAAGAGAAACAAAAGAAAGCATAATAGATTTAGCAGTTGGAATAGTGTTTAATAAGAAAAGAGGAGATAAAGTTAAAAAAGGTGATGTATTAGCTTACATTCACAGTAATAATGAAAATAATATAGAAGAAGCTAAGAGTGAATTATTAAAGAATGTAATAATTTCAGACACTTTAGGAAAGGAAACTCCTTTAATTTATGATATAGTTAAGTAATGTTGCTTATTAAGATAAAAATATGATGTGGTATGTAAATACTATATCATATTTTTATTTTTTTGGGTAATAATAAGCTTGAAAGGAGGTAGTAAAAAATGAATAAAAAATTAATAAATAAAATTATTACTTTGATTTTAACTTTTAATATTGTAAATGCAATTCCTGCAAATGCAATAATTAATTTTAATGATGAATCTTTTGAAGATATTTTAGATTATTCCTATAGCCTAACAAATGAGGAGCCTTCAACTGAAGGAGGAATAAATGTTGATGCAAAATCAGCTTTGTTAATGGAGCCTGTAACAGGAAAAATTATTTATGAAAAAAATATAGATGAAAAATTTGCTCCAGCATCTGTTACAAAGATAATGACTATGCTTTTAACTATGGAAGCCATAGATAGTGGAAAAATATCTTTGCAAGATAAAGTAACCTGTAGTGAAAATGCAAAAAAAATGGGAGGCAGCACCATGCTTTTGGATACAGGTGAAATTAGAACAGTTGAGGAATTATTAAAAGGTGTTGCCATAGCATCTGGTAATGATGCTTCAGTTGCTTTAGCAGAGTATTTAGCTGGTACAGAAGAGTCCTTTGTAGAAATGATGAATAAAAGAGCACAAGAGCTAGGAATGACAAATACAACTTTTAAAAATTGTAATGGTCTTCCAGCAGATGGTCATCTTTCTACAGCAAGAGATATTGCAATAATGTCAAATGAATTATTAAAACATCCTACAGTATTAAAATATACGGGTACATATATGGAAACTATATCTGAAGGTCGAAAATCACCTATTGAACTTGTAAATCATAATAAGCTAGTTAGATTCTTTGAAGGATGTGATGGATTAAAAACTGGATTCACTCAAGAAGCTAAATATTGTATTTCTGCCACAGCAACAAGAAATGGAGTTAGAATGTTAGCAGTAATTATGGGGGCTCCTACATATAAAGTTAGGAATAGAGATGCAAGTATGCTAATGAATTATGGATTTTCTAAATTTGAAGGAAAAACATTATTTACTAAAGACCAAGATGTAGATACTATTTACTTAAATAAGCAAACAGATAAATATATAGTGGCTAAAGCCAAGGATGATCTTGTGGCAATAGTACCTAAAGGCACAGATAAAGAAATAGAACAAAGAATAACTTTAAATGAACCTAAAAAAGAATATAAAGCAGGAGATATTATAGGTAAATGTGAAGTGTATCTTGGTGATGAGAAAATTGGAGAGGTAGAATTATATTCAGATAGAGATATTAAGATTGGTGGTTTCTTAGAAAACTTAAAGTTTAACTTAAAGAGTATGTTCAAAAAAGGAATTTAGTTAGAGGCTGTTAATTACAGCCTCTTTTTAAAAGTGTTGTTCTTTAGTAAAAAAATTGATAATATATTCATAGAAAATATTAAAGGATGATGATTACATTGGAAATGCCAAAAATAAAAATCGCAAATTTTGAAGGACCTTTTGATTTATTATTACATTTAATCAAAAAGCATGAAATGGATATTTATAATATTGAAATAAATAAGATTACAAATCAATACATTCAATATTTAGATGATATGAAAACTATGGATTTAGAAATCACTTCAGAATTTATTGTTGTTGCAGCTACTTTAATAGAGATAAAATCGAAAAAATTATTACCAGTATTCAAGGAAGAAGAGAAAGTTGAAGAGGATTTAGAAAAAAATCTTGTAGAAAAATTAATAGAATATAAAAAATTTAAAAATGCTGCTTTATTTTTAAAGGAAAAATATATTAATACAGGGGAAGTATATACTAAAAAACCTGAGATCATAAAAGAAATTAAATTTGAAAAAAAAGAAGAGGATATATTTAAAAATTTAACTCTATTTGATTTATATAATATATATAATAAGCTTTTAGAAAATTTCCTAAATAAACAAAATAATAACAATAGTATAGAAGAAATTGAAGAAAGGATATATTTGGACAAGTTTAAAATTGAAGATAAAATGGAAGATTTGATAAGTAGAGTTAGTTACGAAAAGATCGTAAGATTTAAAAATATAATAGAACTTTCAAGTTGCAAAATTGAAACAGTTGTTACTTTTTTAGCCCTATTAGAGCTAATCAAAATGAGAAGAGTAAAAGCCTATCAGGATATCAATTTTGGGGATATATTAATTGAAGGGAGAAGGGAAGTTGAATAATATAGAAGCAAAACAATTTGAATTTGAAGAACTTTCATTAAAACCTAAAATAAAGTCTGCAATTGAATCTTTATTATTTGTTAGTGGAGATCCATTAACACTAAAGGATTTAAGCAATGCTCTTGAAGTACCTAATAAGTATTTAAAAGAAGTACTAGATGAAATGATAAGAGAATATGATGAAGATGAAAGCAGAGGAATAAAAATAATATTAATAAACGAAGAATTTCAATTTGTTACAAAAGAAAAAAATAGTGATTATATTCAGAATTTATTAAAGAAGAATAAACGTCAATCTTTGTCTCAAGCTTCCTTGGAAAGTTTGGCAATAATAGCTTATAAGCAGCCAATAACAAGAATTGATATTGATGAAATTAGGGGGGTAAAATCCGAAAGTGCAATACAAAGGTTAGTGGAAAAAGAGTTGATAAAAGAAGTTGGAAGATTAGATGTACCAGGAAGACCAATATTATATGGTACAACAGAAGAATTTTTAAGACAATTTGGTTTAAAGGAATTAAGAGATCTTCCAGATTTAGAAAATTTTGAAGAAGAATTAAGTAATGGCGAAATTGTTAAGGAAATAGAAGAAGGCTAATTAGATTAGCCTTCTTAATTTTTTATATTTAAAATAAATTATTTGAAGAAGAATCACTTTCATCAATATCATTTAAATTTGAAGGGGTTTCTTGAGTGTTTTTATTTTGATTTTTTTTATCTAAATTTAGCATTCCTTTTATATTATCTAAAATTTGTGGGATTGAATCTAATACTTTTTCATATGGATGTTCATGATCTACATTTAGAAGTCTGACTGTATCTTTGCGAACAATTAAAAATGCTACTGGCTTAACACTTACTCCTGCACCAGAGCCCCCCCCAAAAGGATGTTTAGAATCCTTTGTTACTTCATATTTTGCAGCTGTTCCAAATTCTGAACCACCAGAAGCAAAACCAAAACTTACTTTTGAAATTGGAACTATACAGGTTCCATCACTTGTCTGTATACTGTCACCTATTACAGTATTAACATCAATCATATCTTTTAAGTTTTCCATAGTACTTCTCATTAAATTCTCAATTGGATGTTGTTCATTACCCATGTAGTTTTTCCTCCTTTTTAAGAGTTCCCTCTATTATTTCAAAACTGTTTAGTATTAAAATCAATATATATATAATATTTGCTATACTTAGATAAAATATACTTCTTATGTTAAAAAATAAGGTTTTTGTGTTAAATTTAGGTTCTATTGACATATTAAAAAATTTCAAGTTAAGAAATTTACTTAGTATAACTTTTAGAATATAAGTAAAATTACAAGAAATTCCATATAAAATTGCACAAAGAGCTGCATCTTCTAAGCCAAAGGATAAGAAGCCTTGGAAATTTAAATAAGGTTTAAATTTACTATTTTTCATTTTAGTTATTAATTTTTTAGGAGAAAGTTTTTTATTTTTATAAAATTTAATTTTAGGTTCTTTTTTCTTAGTTTTGTTAGATGAGGATTTCTTTAAATTTTCACCGAAAGTAAATATTTTTTTATTATATAATTTAACTATTAATTCATTATCTTCAAAAGATATATATATTTTAAAAGGAATTGGTAAAAATAATACTATAGTTATTAACAAGAAAAACAATATAATTTTCATAAAACTCCCTTTCGTAAAACTTATGAATATTATTGAAAATTTCAAGTAAAAATAAGAATGTTTAAAAAATAACTCTATGAACAAACATGTCATAGAAATTTTTATAGAAGGTGATATTATAATGAGCAAAATAAAAAAATATCTTTTTTTGATAATATTAATATTATTGCCATTAATCTTTAATATATATACAATTAGTCCTTTAGCAGTTGAACTTACTTTTAAAGAGAGGATTATAGATACAACAAAACCCCTTAGAGTTTCTGCTAGAAATGCAATTGCCTTTGATTCAAAAACAAAAGAAGTATTATGGAATCAAAATGGTTATGAAATTGTGCCAATGGCAAGTACTACAAAAATTCTAACGGCGATTGTGGCAATAAATTACGGAAATTTAGATCAAAAGATAGTAATAAGCAAGAATGCAGCATCAATTAGAGGATCAGTTGTTGGTTATAAGGCTGGAGAAGAGATAACTATTAGAGAACTACTATTTGGACTAATGTTTAGATCAGGAAATGATGCTGCAATAGCTATTGCTGAAGGAATTGCAGGTTCTGTAGAAGCTTTTTCTAATGTAATGAATGATTATGCTAAAAGTTTAGGAGTATTAGATTCACATTTTGAATCTCCTCACGGACTTGATAGTCCAAAACATTATTCATCAGCTTATGATTTAGCCTTGTTAACTGCAAAAGGTATGGAATATGATATTTTTAGAGAAATAGTTGGTGAAAAGGTAATTAGTAAAGAAAAATATAATTTTACAAGAGATTATCAAAATATTAATAAGATCTTATATAGAATACCAAGCGCAAATGGTGTTAAAACTGGCTATACAGGAGGGGCGGGAAAATGTTTAGTATCTTCTTTTAAACATAATGATAGAAATATAATTATTGTAGTATTAAATTGTCCAAATAGATGGAATGAAACCGAGAAAATATATAATTATATAATAGAAAATCAAAAATTTGAAGATACTGCAAATTCAAATACTATTGAAAAAGAAGAAATTGCTGGTTTAGGAAAATTGATTGATGACAAAGAATTTACTTATGGCTATAAAGAAATAAATATTAATGTTATAGAGGTTGATAATTTCTTTAAAAAAAAAATATAATAGTGTCATTTTGCCAGAAAGTGCAGAGGATATTTAATTATCTTCTGCTTTTTTATTTAAATAGACAATAAAGTAACAAAATTATGCTGTAGAAAATACTCTATTATTGTATAAAAATTAATAAGAGGTATATAAATGAGAGAATATATAGATTGTATTGATGCTGGTACTGAGTATTGTCCTTGTCATCTTGCCGAGACAAATGAATGCATTCTTTGCTCCCAGCTTCATGGAAGTAAATTTTGCGATTGTTTAAATTGGAATGGGGTTTGTATATATCATGAATTCATTAATAATAATTCCAAGGCAAAGGAAGGGAGAGATACCTATAGTTGTAAGGTTGTAAAAAAGGAATTGTTTGAAGAAAATTTACTACTAATTAAATTTATTGTTCCTCATAAGCTTGCTGTAGACTTATCCAAGGCAGGCAGCTATGTATTCGTAAGAACAAATGAAAATATATATTTTGATGTGCCAATATCAATCTTAGAAGCTGATATAGAAACTGATATTGTAACAATAATGATTGAAATTAGAGGAATTAAGACTAAGAAATTATTAGAAATCGAAGAGGATGGAGAAATAACAATTAGAGCTCCTTATTGGAATGGGGTGTTTGGACTTAAAAATATAAACAATCAGTTTAATAGTAATGTTTTAGTTATTGCAAAGGGAATTGGAATGGCCCCGATGATACCTATAATACGCAAGCTATTTCTAAATAATAATCAAATATCTTTAATATTGGATAAGACCCCTTATAAGGAGAATCATGTAAAAGAGTATTTAAAAGAATATGACCATAATTTAATAGAAGAAGCAGTATTGATTAAAGGAGAATTAACAGATGAAGCAAAAGCCTTAATAAAAAAATCTGTTAAAAATGAAGGAGTTAAATATATTCATATAGCTGGAGCAGATATATTAACTGTGAAGATAATTGAGTATTTAGATGAAATAGAGGCTAAAGATGTTAGCTTATCCTGCTGCAATAATACTAAAATGTGTTGTGGTGAAGGCATATGTGGAAGTTGTACAGTTAGATTTGCTGGAAGAAGGGTAAAACGTCTTTGCAAGCTTCAAACAGATCCAAGAAATGTATTTGAAGGGAGAAGATTAATATGATTAAGGTTATAATTGTTGGCGGAGGTTGGGCTGGTGTTGCAGCAGCTATAACTGCTAAAAAAGCAGGAGTAGATGTACATTTATTTGAAAAAACCGATTTATTATTAGGCTTAGGTAATGTTGGCGGAATTATGAGAAATAATGGAAGATGGACTGCAGCAGAAGAACTTATAGAATTAGGTGCTGGAGATTTAATTGAAATTACTGATAGAACTTCAAGGCATAGAAATATAGAATTCCCAGGACACAAGCATGCAAGTTTATATGATGTTAATATCATAGAAGGGGAAGTCCGTAGCTATTTAGAAGAAATGGGAATAAATATATATATGGAAAGCAGAGTTGTAGATGTTGAGCTAGAAAAGTCAAAGATTAAAGGGATATATTTAAGTGATGGAAAATATATAGACGGAGATG from Clostridium isatidis harbors:
- the spoIIM gene encoding stage II sporulation protein M; translated protein: MDIIRKINSNFRDNKIFYLLVVSLFFVGILLGSYTIKYMDGVDADSLSKYFTEFIKSLNLQKVENKELLLSIIKNNIIIILLIIALGFTKFGAPIILIIDFIKGFTLGYTFSFLLTTFDGKGLWIALVSTVPQNIFYIPFFIGISIISLELSFTKFKSKFISGQGTKIRLESLTMKYGFFLILFSIGVFIECYMSPGLIKFILTKVYKLT
- the scpB gene encoding SMC-Scp complex subunit ScpB, which codes for MNNIEAKQFEFEELSLKPKIKSAIESLLFVSGDPLTLKDLSNALEVPNKYLKEVLDEMIREYDEDESRGIKIILINEEFQFVTKEKNSDYIQNLLKKNKRQSLSQASLESLAIIAYKQPITRIDIDEIRGVKSESAIQRLVEKELIKEVGRLDVPGRPILYGTTEEFLRQFGLKELRDLPDLENFEEELSNGEIVKEIEEG
- a CDS encoding DUF2953 domain-containing protein; amino-acid sequence: MKIILFFLLITIVLFLPIPFKIYISFEDNELIVKLYNKKIFTFGENLKKSSSNKTKKKEPKIKFYKNKKLSPKKLITKMKNSKFKPYLNFQGFLSFGLEDAALCAILYGISCNFTYILKVILSKFLNLKFFNMSIEPKFNTKTLFFNIRSIFYLSIANIIYILILILNSFEIIEGTLKKEEKLHG
- a CDS encoding pyrimidine-nucleoside phosphorylase, which gives rise to MRMYDIILKKRKGIELTKEEIEFFVNGYTNGEIPDYQASALLMAIFFNKMSKEETKNLTMAMVNSGDKIDLSSIKGVKVDKHSTGGVGDKTSICLTPLVASLGVPVAKMSGRGLGHTGGTIDKLESFKGFSVELTEEEFIKNSNEVGVCIVGQSANLVPADKKLYALRDVTATVEDISLIASSIMSKKIASGADAIVLDVKVGEGAFMKTPEQAKELAREMVDIGNSLGRKTIAVISDMDQPLGNAVGNALEVKEAIELLKGNGPKDLLELTLTLGSNMLVCANKASSFEEGKALLEENIKNGKGLEKLKEFVKAQGGDASYIDDLDKFPKAKHIVEVRALEDGVISKIHAEQVGIIAMKIGAGRETKESIIDLAVGIVFNKKRGDKVKKGDVLAYIHSNNENNIEEAKSELLKNVIISDTLGKETPLIYDIVK
- the ytfJ gene encoding GerW family sporulation protein gives rise to the protein MGNEQHPIENLMRSTMENLKDMIDVNTVIGDSIQTSDGTCIVPISKVSFGFASGGSEFGTAAKYEVTKDSKHPFGGGSGAGVSVKPVAFLIVRKDTVRLLNVDHEHPYEKVLDSIPQILDNIKGMLNLDKKNQNKNTQETPSNLNDIDESDSSSNNLF
- a CDS encoding D-alanyl-D-alanine carboxypeptidase family protein; the encoded protein is MSKIKKYLFLIILILLPLIFNIYTISPLAVELTFKERIIDTTKPLRVSARNAIAFDSKTKEVLWNQNGYEIVPMASTTKILTAIVAINYGNLDQKIVISKNAASIRGSVVGYKAGEEITIRELLFGLMFRSGNDAAIAIAEGIAGSVEAFSNVMNDYAKSLGVLDSHFESPHGLDSPKHYSSAYDLALLTAKGMEYDIFREIVGEKVISKEKYNFTRDYQNINKILYRIPSANGVKTGYTGGAGKCLVSSFKHNDRNIIIVVLNCPNRWNETEKIYNYIIENQKFEDTANSNTIEKEEIAGLGKLIDDKEFTYGYKEININVIEVDNFFKKKI
- a CDS encoding D-alanyl-D-alanine carboxypeptidase family protein, which produces MNKKLINKIITLILTFNIVNAIPANAIINFNDESFEDILDYSYSLTNEEPSTEGGINVDAKSALLMEPVTGKIIYEKNIDEKFAPASVTKIMTMLLTMEAIDSGKISLQDKVTCSENAKKMGGSTMLLDTGEIRTVEELLKGVAIASGNDASVALAEYLAGTEESFVEMMNKRAQELGMTNTTFKNCNGLPADGHLSTARDIAIMSNELLKHPTVLKYTGTYMETISEGRKSPIELVNHNKLVRFFEGCDGLKTGFTQEAKYCISATATRNGVRMLAVIMGAPTYKVRNRDASMLMNYGFSKFEGKTLFTKDQDVDTIYLNKQTDKYIVAKAKDDLVAIVPKGTDKEIEQRITLNEPKKEYKAGDIIGKCEVYLGDEKIGEVELYSDRDIKIGGFLENLKFNLKSMFKKGI
- a CDS encoding segregation/condensation protein A, which gives rise to MEMPKIKIANFEGPFDLLLHLIKKHEMDIYNIEINKITNQYIQYLDDMKTMDLEITSEFIVVAATLIEIKSKKLLPVFKEEEKVEEDLEKNLVEKLIEYKKFKNAALFLKEKYINTGEVYTKKPEIIKEIKFEKKEEDIFKNLTLFDLYNIYNKLLENFLNKQNNNNSIEEIEERIYLDKFKIEDKMEDLISRVSYEKIVRFKNIIELSSCKIETVVTFLALLELIKMRRVKAYQDINFGDILIEGRREVE
- a CDS encoding tyrosine-type recombinase/integrase, with amino-acid sequence MKEIVNDYKEALLKSHKSENTVYAYVTDVNLYVKYLTSKNLNINETDNLSVSSYIQYLLGQGKSERSINRIVISLRSFYNYLKDQEVVDEIPKIYYKNTSTSKKLPVILTVEEVDKIIKVIDKDSNKGIRDNALLELMYATGMKVSEIIGIKVEHVNLELSFVKCYDNKNYERLIPIGRSAVRALEDYLKIREQIASAGVDNLFVNLNGNNLTRQGVWRIVKEYAHKAGIKKEVNLNTFRHSFAVHLLQNGANVRAVQKLLGNQVLTYMDTYYEIINNDKINIVYKNSHPRA
- a CDS encoding sulfide/dihydroorotate dehydrogenase-like FAD/NAD-binding protein translates to MREYIDCIDAGTEYCPCHLAETNECILCSQLHGSKFCDCLNWNGVCIYHEFINNNSKAKEGRDTYSCKVVKKELFEENLLLIKFIVPHKLAVDLSKAGSYVFVRTNENIYFDVPISILEADIETDIVTIMIEIRGIKTKKLLEIEEDGEITIRAPYWNGVFGLKNINNQFNSNVLVIAKGIGMAPMIPIIRKLFLNNNQISLILDKTPYKENHVKEYLKEYDHNLIEEAVLIKGELTDEAKALIKKSVKNEGVKYIHIAGADILTVKIIEYLDEIEAKDVSLSCCNNTKMCCGEGICGSCTVRFAGRRVKRLCKLQTDPRNVFEGRRLI